From one Desulfobaculum bizertense DSM 18034 genomic stretch:
- the rpe gene encoding ribulose-phosphate 3-epimerase → MNREFILSPSLLSSDFGRLAEELKALEEAQLKWVHWDVMDGNFVPNITLGAPIIKALRKNSSLFFDVHLMIEQPERYLEDFAKAGADLICVHAEATHHLERTVSEISRLGAKCAVALNPATPLSAIEYLIPQLDMVLIMSVNPGFGGQKFIPFSMQKIRELSALRNVLNPNMLIQVDGGCTPENTPELVEAGADVLVSGSAFFGFPPYAERHQTFLKAAGAL, encoded by the coding sequence ATGAATCGAGAATTTATTCTTTCTCCGTCACTGCTTTCCAGTGACTTTGGACGTCTGGCCGAGGAGCTGAAAGCTCTCGAAGAAGCACAGCTCAAATGGGTCCACTGGGACGTCATGGACGGCAATTTTGTGCCGAACATCACTCTGGGTGCCCCCATCATCAAGGCCCTGCGCAAGAACTCTTCCCTGTTCTTTGACGTTCACCTGATGATCGAACAGCCCGAGCGTTATCTGGAAGACTTTGCCAAAGCTGGTGCAGACCTGATCTGCGTCCACGCCGAGGCGACTCATCATCTGGAACGCACCGTCAGCGAAATCTCCCGCCTTGGTGCCAAGTGCGCCGTGGCCCTGAACCCGGCAACCCCACTCTCTGCCATTGAGTACCTCATCCCTCAGCTGGATATGGTCCTCATCATGAGTGTGAATCCCGGCTTTGGCGGCCAGAAGTTCATACCCTTCTCCATGCAGAAGATCCGTGAACTCAGCGCCCTTCGCAACGTCCTGAACCCGAATATGCTTATTCAGGTCGACGGCGGCTGCACCCCGGAAAACACTCCGGAGCTGGTGGAAGCTGGGGCCGATGTTCTCGTTTCCGGTTCTGCGTTCTTTGGCTTCCCGCCCTACGCAGAACGTCACCAGACCTTTCTCAAGGCTGCTGGCGCCCTCTAG
- the ahbD gene encoding heme b synthase translates to MTKTTFEHPKAAPGKPAHGAGGHPGACPHGHGAAQDGTPPLRLIAWEITRSCNLACKHCRAEAHTEPYPGELTNAEAKALIDTFPETGNPIVIFTGGEPLMRKDWPDLVRYAKSKGLRCVMAPNGTLITPEVAKTMKEVGIERVSISIDGPCKDTHDEFRGVPGAFEASMRGIQYLKDEGIEFQINTTVTRGNLGMFKDIFKLCEEIGAVAWHIFLLVPTGRGAELGAEIISAQEYEDVLNWFYDFRKTTSMQLKATCAPHYHRILRQRAKEDGIPVTFENFGLDAVSRGCLGGVGFCFISHTGIVQPCGYLELDCGDVKKTPFPEIWKNSKHFNEFRNQDCFEGKCGVCEYHKVCAGCRARAYTMNGSHLAEEPLCSYTPRKAKKDA, encoded by the coding sequence ATGACAAAAACAACCTTTGAACATCCAAAAGCTGCTCCCGGCAAGCCTGCTCACGGAGCTGGCGGCCACCCCGGAGCCTGCCCTCACGGACATGGCGCAGCACAGGACGGCACTCCGCCGCTTCGTCTGATTGCCTGGGAAATTACTCGCTCCTGCAATCTGGCCTGCAAGCACTGCCGAGCCGAAGCACACACCGAACCTTACCCCGGCGAGCTGACCAATGCCGAGGCCAAGGCTCTTATTGATACCTTCCCGGAAACAGGCAATCCCATCGTCATCTTTACTGGTGGTGAACCGCTCATGCGTAAAGACTGGCCAGATCTGGTCCGCTACGCCAAGAGCAAGGGCCTGCGCTGTGTGATGGCTCCTAACGGAACGCTCATCACTCCAGAAGTTGCCAAGACCATGAAGGAAGTCGGTATCGAGCGTGTTTCCATCTCCATTGATGGCCCATGCAAGGACACCCACGATGAATTCCGTGGCGTTCCCGGTGCCTTCGAAGCCAGCATGCGCGGCATTCAGTACCTCAAGGATGAAGGTATTGAGTTCCAGATCAACACCACCGTCACCCGCGGCAACCTTGGCATGTTCAAGGACATCTTCAAGCTTTGTGAAGAGATTGGCGCTGTGGCGTGGCACATTTTCCTGCTCGTCCCCACCGGACGTGGTGCAGAGCTTGGCGCAGAGATCATTTCCGCCCAGGAATACGAAGATGTGCTGAACTGGTTCTACGACTTCCGCAAGACCACATCCATGCAGCTCAAGGCCACCTGTGCCCCGCACTATCATCGCATTTTGCGCCAGCGGGCCAAGGAAGACGGTATCCCCGTCACCTTTGAAAACTTTGGTCTGGATGCTGTCTCCCGCGGCTGCCTTGGCGGCGTTGGATTCTGCTTTATTTCGCACACCGGCATTGTTCAGCCCTGCGGCTATCTTGAGCTGGACTGCGGCGATGTCAAAAAGACGCCCTTCCCGGAAATCTGGAAGAACTCCAAACACTTCAATGAGTTCAGAAATCAGGACTGTTTTGAAGGCAAGTGTGGCGTCTGCGAATATCACAAGGTCTGTGCTGGCTGCCGTGCCCGTGCCTACACCATGAACGGAAGCCATCTTGCAGAAGAGCCGCTGTGTTCCTACACCCCCAGAAAGGCCAAAAAGGACGCATAA
- the ahbA gene encoding siroheme decarboxylase subunit alpha has protein sequence MDSFDKQILDIIQSDFPIAERPYAEVGKALGLSEEDVLARIRALRENGVIRRIGGNFQSRELGWHSTLCAAAVPEDQIDAFVAEVNAHPGVTHNYLRKNHFNIWFTFIGESKEMVAEALAAITEKTGIRILNLPAEEMYKIKVDFKMDSSAE, from the coding sequence ATGGACAGCTTCGACAAGCAGATTCTGGACATCATTCAGTCAGATTTTCCCATTGCAGAGCGCCCCTACGCTGAGGTCGGCAAAGCCCTTGGCCTGAGCGAAGAGGACGTCCTCGCACGAATTCGTGCCCTGCGAGAAAATGGCGTCATTCGCCGCATTGGTGGCAATTTTCAGTCTCGCGAGCTGGGCTGGCACTCGACCCTGTGTGCTGCCGCAGTTCCCGAAGACCAGATTGATGCCTTTGTTGCGGAAGTCAATGCCCACCCCGGCGTCACGCACAACTATCTGCGCAAAAACCACTTCAACATCTGGTTTACCTTTATTGGTGAGTCAAAAGAAATGGTTGCCGAGGCACTGGCTGCGATTACCGAAAAAACTGGTATCCGAATTCTTAACCTGCCCGCCGAAGAGATGTATAAGATCAAGGTGGATTTCAAAATGGACAGCAGCGCAGAATAA